A portion of the Sabethes cyaneus chromosome 3, idSabCyanKW18_F2, whole genome shotgun sequence genome contains these proteins:
- the LOC128740816 gene encoding adhesive plaque matrix protein-like has product MWNLWWISACVVLGICSANIQANEVPQSTTTQHEHEDLTDNSIKKILVKEASHSVDEATKDSIKQKRSATYYDAAPVLDYDGNYFPSYVEPSYIQPSYDQPSYEQSSYEEQSSYEQPSYIQPGYDQPGYAEPTYDNHDTSYYPKYPFHHHHDKYVETTTTTTTPKYKHTVPNTTPKYKYTAPTVTPKHKHTVPTTAPTYKYTVPITNPKYEYTVPVTTSKYEEIPKQSLLEKASSGKKEGKEAPQFIEDPVYLPTYNKSHVSSIVKKPLAHVVDTKEHSAYPPTYDNSYPSSVVKKPLGYVENTKEHYPSTYDNSYPSTVVKKPLGYVENTKEHYPSTYDNSYPSSVVKKPLGYVESTKEHYPSTYDNSYPISVVKKPLGYVENTKEHYPSTYDNSYPSTVVKKPWGYVENTKEHYPSTYDNSYPSTVVKKPLGYVENTKEHYPSTYDNSYPSTVVKKPLGYVENTKEHYPSTYDTSYPSTVVKKPLGYIVNTKEHSTYPSTYDNSYVSSYPSSYDNSYVSSVVAQKVIKKPLAHVVDTKEYSAYPSTYDNSYVSSYPSSYDNSYPSSVVVKQEVKKPLSHVLDALSPGRPLLVRGTLNHLLTPSSKAADNAPVYDNYHCGCSDQIGRLQEAILLLEEELLKVKSILDGKTKIVKISKKSKMAEDGHDID; this is encoded by the exons ATGTGGAATTTGTGGTGGATATCAGCATGTGTCGTACTAGGGATCTGTTCTGCAAATATACAGGCAAACGAAG TACCACAATCTACTACCACGCAGCATGAACATGAAGATTTAACCGACAATAGTATAAAGAAAATTCTAGTAAAAGAAGCAAGTCACTCAGTTGACGAGGCCACAAAGGATTCAATTAAACAAAAGCGTTCGGCCACTTATTATGATGCAGCTCCAGTTCTGGATTATGACGGTAACTACTTTCCAAGCTATGTTGAGCCAAGTTATATCCAACCCAGCTACGATCAGCCAAGCTACGAACAATCGAGCTACGAAGAACAATCAAGTTACGAGCAACCAAGCTACATTCAACCGGGCTACGATCAACCTGGATATGCTGAACCAACATACGATAACCATGATACCTCCTACTATCCTAAGTATCCtttccatcatcatcatgacaAGTACGTagaaactactactactaccaccaCTCCTAAATACAAACATACTGTCCCAAATACTACACCTAAATACAAGTATACTGCTCCAACTGTCACTCCTAAACACAAGCATACTGTCCCAACTACAGCACCTACATACAAATATACTGTTCCAATTACTAATCCTAAATACGAGTATACTGTCCCAGTTACTACTTCTAAATACGAGGAGATCCCAAAACAATCTCTACTGGAAAAAGCATCAAGTGGTAAGAAGGAAGGTAAAGAAGCTCCACAGTTCATTGAGGATCCAGTATATCTGCCAACTTATAACAAATCCCACGTGAGCAGTATCGTCAAGAAACCTCTGGCCCATGTTGTAGACACTAAGGAGCATTCAGCTTACCCGCCAACCTATGATAACTCCTACCCAAGCAGTGTCGTTAAGAAACCTCTGGGCTATGTAGAAAATACTAAGGAACATTATCCGTCAACATATGATAACTCTTACCCTAGCACTGTGGTCAAGAAGCCTTTGGGCTATGTAGAAAACACTAAGGAACATTATCCGTCAACATACGATAACTCTTACCCAAGCAGCGTGGTCAAGAAGCCTTTGGGCTATGTAGAAAGCACTAAGGAACATTATCCGTCAACATACGATAACTCTTACCCTATCAGTGTGGTCAAGAAGCCTTTGGGCTATGTAGAAAATACTAAAGAACATTATCCGTCAACATATGATAACTCTTACCCTAGCACTGTGGTCAAGAAGCCTTGGGGCTATGTAGAAAACACTAAGGAACATTATCCGTCAACATATGATAACTCTTACCCTAGCACTGTGGTCAAGAAGCCTTTGGGCTATGTAGAAAACACTAAGGAACATTATCCGTCAACATACGATAACTCTTACCCTAGCACTGTGGTCAAGAAGCCTTTGGGCTACGTAGAAAACACTAAGGAACATTATCCGTCAACTTACGATACCTCCTACCCAAGCACTGTGGTCAAGAAACCTTTGGGCTATATAGTGAACACTAAGGAACATTCGACTTATCCGTCAACTTATGATAACTCGTACGTGAGCAGTTATCCGTCCAGTTACGATAACTCTTACGTCAGCAGTGTCGTTGCCCAGAAGGTTATCAAGAAACCCCTGGCCCATGTAGTAGACACTAAGGAATATTCAGCTTATCCGTCAACTTATGATAACTCTTACGTGAGCAGTTACCCGTCAAGTTATGATAATTCCTACCCAAGCAGTGTTGTTGTCAAGCAGGAAGTTAAGAAACCTCTGTCCCATGTACTGGACGCTCTCTCTCCCGGCAGACCTCTTTTAGTTAGGGGAACTCTCAATCACTTGTTAACTCCTAGTTCCAAAGCAGCCGATAATGCACCCGTTTATGATAATTACCATTGTGGTTGCAGTGATCAAATCGGACGTTTGCAAGAGGCGATTCTGCTGCTAGAAGAAGAGCTTCTTAAAGTGAAATCGATCCTAGATGGTAAGacgaaaattgttaaaattagcaaaaaatccaaaatggctgAAGACGGACACGATATTGATTAA
- the LOC128742044 gene encoding WD repeat and FYVE domain-containing protein 2: MAAEIKPAPRSANDRFCTTKKPELLNKLEGCNDDVNAALLIPGEEGVISVCDDKTIRVWLKRDSGQYWPSICQYMPSGCTSLCYTPETRTLFIGQENGTISQFILSDDCNRLTPIREYLAHQARITNVIFAKHTGWILSAGRDKFFAFHSTETGERLGCFTFEAMCTAMQYDCLSKYVFVGDYSGQITMLKLSNTGATVVTTMKGHAGSVRALYWAEGPQLLFSGSYDQAVIVWDVGGKRGTTYELHGHNNKVSALTYASNTQQLISAGEDSVIVFWEMNAMRKVAPEWVESDTCQLCTRAFFWNLRAMIDQKQIGMRQHHCRYCGKAICDKCSTNRINIPIMGFEFDVRVCEGCFQRLKSEERPSLATFHDAKHSIVAMDLDEPKKRLLTVGQDRIIKIWDLSSIWP, translated from the exons ATGGCTGCTGAAATTAAGCCAGCGCCACGCAGTGCAAATGATCGGTTCTGTACCACCAAAAAGCCGGAGCTGCTGAACAAATTAGAAGGCTGCAATGATGACGTGAACGCAGCGCTGCTAATTCCAGGAGAAGAAGGTGTTATCAGTGTTTGCGATGACAA GACCATTCGAGTGTGGTTGAAGCGTGATTCCGGCCAATATTGGCCATCGATTTGTCAGTACATGCCGTCTGGATGTACATCGCTCTGTTACACGCCAGAAACGAGAACTCTGTTCATTGGCCAGGAAAATGGTACCATTTCGCAATTTATTTTGTCCGACGATTGCAACCGGTTGACACCGATCAGGGAGTATCTTGCCCACCAGGCCCGTATTACTAACGTTATCTTCGCAAAGCACACTGGTTGGATTTTGTCCGCTGGGCGTGACAAGTTTTTCGCTTTTCACAGCACAGAAACCGGAGAGCGTTTGGGGTGCTTCACCTTTGAAGCCATGTGCACTGCAATGCA ATATGATTGTCTTTCTAAGTATGTTTTCGTTGGTGACTATAGCGGTCAAATTACGATGCTTAAACTTAGCAACACGGGAGCTACTGTGGTAACCACGATGAAGGGTCATGCTGGTTCCGTGCGTGCTTTGTATTGGGCCGAAGGACCCCAGTTGTTATTCAGCGGTTCATATGATCAGGCCGTCATAGTGTGGGATGTCGGTGGTAAACGTGGAACAACCTACGAATTGCATGGTCACAA CAATAAGGTGTCAGCTCTAACTTACGCCAGCAACACGCAGCAGCTAATCTCGGCCGGAGAGGATTCGGTGATAGTATTTTGGGAAATGAATGCCATGCGTAAGGTTGCCCCGGAATGGGTCGAATCGGACACCTGTCAGTTGTGTACGCGTGCGTTCTTCTGGAACCTGAGAGCGATGATCGATCAGAAGCAGATTGGTATGCGGCAGCATCACTGCCGCTACTGTGGAAAGGCGATATGCGATAAATGCTCGACCAATCGTATCAACATACCCATCATGGGTTTTGAATTCGACGTTCGTGTGTGCGAAGGATGCTTCCAGCGACTGAAGAGCGAAGA GAGACCCTCACTCGCGACGTTCCATGATGCCAAACACAGCATCGTGGCAATGGACCTGGACGAACCGAAGAAAAGACTGCTCACTGTTGGTCAGGATCGCATAATTAAAATCTGGGATTTGTCCTCCATTTGGCCCTAA
- the LOC128742376 gene encoding matrilin-2-like isoform X1 — protein sequence MPHFPTATPVEPIAQKNNLQQTSTKPAPVADASRLLIQRRCCIRSSTNRPHSSDLSRYRLAVGVTPRLSSNIFFLLTAAAATVVTAFATERKLQTTGRVIFKFFRNEPIQNGVHMAAAVDLKCTHQDEFFYASPTSRCSSYYRCFQRQAIRYKCNDKSVFDFDQQKCTRQEITCYEPICTGKSDGQYADTTQACRRSYHCKGGQLITMDNCPKGHLFDGSQCSPQNKVNCESPTVSAVAIPFSGDQRCYGLQNGNHVIEDEQCKKYMICEDNSVVDVLECPSGYMYNEMTRMCTFSEGIESSGCMSNYMDNEEDICSWLPDGLHLDPTSKTCKSYIKCLGGRTGSRHDCPKSTLFNGSQCVPDFLYHCPRLALPGDICEKKLDGYHVDPRKGCSYFVRCEKQKTVENHSCPTGFQYDPSKNVCVEPLRGEICHGSGYSGDCVQRSAGFYQDFSDASKCAQYFYCFNGNKTTFRCPNGLVFDGENCVSSSKYSCPSASSGSCVNKPNGYYRDPTSGCRSYYYCSEGSKTSYLCNPGQVFSNDHCIDRLGNTFCTEDLVCSDKSDGYYHDLQSHCRNYYYCQRGEKLQTLTCRGSKLFNGNSCVSPDCYTCPHGEAAANPLVNCIPRSCEPTCTKNGFQTDYDSNCEEYFFCIDGKKSVLSCSKNYIFNGEICVPNDTYRCPKYCDATVTCS from the exons ATGCCGCATTTTCCAACCGCTACACCAGTGGAACCGATAGCTCAGAAAAACAACTTGCAGCAAACAAGTACAAAGCCGGCACCCGTAGCGGATGCCAGTCGGCTACTGATCCAGCGAAGATGCTGCATTCGTTCGTCAACAAATCGACCGCATTCGTCGGACCTGTCACGCTATCGGCTTGCCGTTGGAGTTACACCTCGACTGAGCAGTAACATTTTCTTCCTACTCACGGCTGCGGCTGCGACAGTAGTAACTGCCTTTGCGACAG AACGAAAGCTACAAACAACTGGTCGGGTGATTTTCAAGTTTTTTCGTAATGAACCCATTCAAAATG GGGTTCACATGGCCGCCGCAGTAGATCTCAAATGCACCCACCAGGATGAGTTTTTCTACGCAAGTCCCACCAGCAGATGTTCGTCGTATTACCGATGCTTTCAGCGTCAAGCAATTCGCTACAAATGCAACGATAAATCGGTTTTCGATTTCGACCAGCAAAAATGCACTCGCCAAGAAA TAACGTGTTACGAACCGATCTGTACCGGGAAATCAGATGGTCAGTATGCGGATACAACGCAGGCATGCAGGAGATCATACCATTGTAAAGGTGGCCAACTTATTACAATGGACAACTGTCCAAAGGGCCATTTGTTCGATGGTAGTCAATGCTCGCCACAAAATAAGGTAAACTGTGAAAGTCCAACCGTATCAGCCGTAGCAATACCATTCAGCGGAGATCAGCGTTGCTATGGACTTCAAAATGGAAACCACGTTATCGAAGATGAGCAGTGCAAGAAATATATGATCTGTGAAGATAACAGTGTAGTTGATGTGCTGGAGTGTCCTTCCGGCTATATGTACAATGAGATGACTCGAATGTGTACCTTCTCCGAAGGCATTGAATCGTCCGGCTGCATGAGTAACTATATGGACAACGAAGAGGACATTTGTTCTTGGCTACCGGATGGTCTTCATCTAGATCCAACTTCTAAAACATGCAAAAGCTATATCAAGTGCCTTGGTGGCCGAACTGGGTCTAGACATGACTGTCCCAAATCTACCCTGTTTAACGGATCCCAGTGTGTGCCAGATTTTCTTTATCATTGCCCAAGACTGGCATTGCCGGGCGATATCTGTGAAAAGAAATTAGACGGATACCATGTGGATCCCAGGAAGGGTTGTTCCTACTTTGTTCGCTGTGAGAAACAAAAGACAGTAGAAAATCATTCTTGTCCAACGGGCTTTCAGTACGATCCATCCAAAAATGTATGTGTGGAGCCCCTACGTGGTGAAATTTGTCACGGATCAGGATATTCTGGTGATTGTGTTCAGCGTTCAGCCGGATTTTATCAGGATTTTTCTGACGCATCCAAATGTGCCCAATATTTCTACTGTTTCAACGGCAATAAAACTACATTTCGGTGTCCGAATGGACTTGTTTTTGATGGCGAAAATTGTGTCAGTTCTTCTAAATACTCCTGTCCCAGTGCGAGCTCCGGTTCATGTGTAAACAAACCAAATGGCTACTATCGGGACCCGACCAGCGGGTGTCGTTCATATTACTATTGTTCAGAAGGAAGCAAAACTTCCTATCTATGCAATCCGGGACAAGTATTCAGTAACGACCATTGCATAGATCGTCTTGGGAACACGTTTTGCACCGAAGATTTAGTTTGTAGTGATAAGTCCGATGGATATTATCATGATCTGCAATCGCATTGCCGGAACTATTACTACTGTCAGAGGGGTGAGAAACTACAAACTCTTACATGCCGAGGTAGTAAGCTTTTCAACGGAAATAGCTGTGTATCACCGGATTGCTATACCTGCCCACATGGCGAGGCTGCCGCGAATCCTTTAGTGAACTGCATACCACGTTCTTGTGAACCGACCTGCACTAAAAATGGCTTCCAAACAGATTACGACAGCAATTGTGAGGAATATTTTTTCTGCATCGAtggtaaaaaatccgttttatcCTGTTCGAAAAACTATATATTTAATGGTGAAATCTGTGTACCCAACGATACATATCGCTGTCCAAAGTACTGCGATGCGACGGTTACGTGCAGTTGA
- the LOC128742376 gene encoding matrilin-2-like isoform X2, whose amino-acid sequence MPHFPTATPVEPIAQKNNLQQTSTKPAPVADASRLLIQRRCCIRSSTNRPHSSDLSRYRLAVGVTPRLSSNIFFLLTAAAATVVTAFATGVHMAAAVDLKCTHQDEFFYASPTSRCSSYYRCFQRQAIRYKCNDKSVFDFDQQKCTRQEITCYEPICTGKSDGQYADTTQACRRSYHCKGGQLITMDNCPKGHLFDGSQCSPQNKVNCESPTVSAVAIPFSGDQRCYGLQNGNHVIEDEQCKKYMICEDNSVVDVLECPSGYMYNEMTRMCTFSEGIESSGCMSNYMDNEEDICSWLPDGLHLDPTSKTCKSYIKCLGGRTGSRHDCPKSTLFNGSQCVPDFLYHCPRLALPGDICEKKLDGYHVDPRKGCSYFVRCEKQKTVENHSCPTGFQYDPSKNVCVEPLRGEICHGSGYSGDCVQRSAGFYQDFSDASKCAQYFYCFNGNKTTFRCPNGLVFDGENCVSSSKYSCPSASSGSCVNKPNGYYRDPTSGCRSYYYCSEGSKTSYLCNPGQVFSNDHCIDRLGNTFCTEDLVCSDKSDGYYHDLQSHCRNYYYCQRGEKLQTLTCRGSKLFNGNSCVSPDCYTCPHGEAAANPLVNCIPRSCEPTCTKNGFQTDYDSNCEEYFFCIDGKKSVLSCSKNYIFNGEICVPNDTYRCPKYCDATVTCS is encoded by the exons ATGCCGCATTTTCCAACCGCTACACCAGTGGAACCGATAGCTCAGAAAAACAACTTGCAGCAAACAAGTACAAAGCCGGCACCCGTAGCGGATGCCAGTCGGCTACTGATCCAGCGAAGATGCTGCATTCGTTCGTCAACAAATCGACCGCATTCGTCGGACCTGTCACGCTATCGGCTTGCCGTTGGAGTTACACCTCGACTGAGCAGTAACATTTTCTTCCTACTCACGGCTGCGGCTGCGACAGTAGTAACTGCCTTTGCGACAG GGGTTCACATGGCCGCCGCAGTAGATCTCAAATGCACCCACCAGGATGAGTTTTTCTACGCAAGTCCCACCAGCAGATGTTCGTCGTATTACCGATGCTTTCAGCGTCAAGCAATTCGCTACAAATGCAACGATAAATCGGTTTTCGATTTCGACCAGCAAAAATGCACTCGCCAAGAAA TAACGTGTTACGAACCGATCTGTACCGGGAAATCAGATGGTCAGTATGCGGATACAACGCAGGCATGCAGGAGATCATACCATTGTAAAGGTGGCCAACTTATTACAATGGACAACTGTCCAAAGGGCCATTTGTTCGATGGTAGTCAATGCTCGCCACAAAATAAGGTAAACTGTGAAAGTCCAACCGTATCAGCCGTAGCAATACCATTCAGCGGAGATCAGCGTTGCTATGGACTTCAAAATGGAAACCACGTTATCGAAGATGAGCAGTGCAAGAAATATATGATCTGTGAAGATAACAGTGTAGTTGATGTGCTGGAGTGTCCTTCCGGCTATATGTACAATGAGATGACTCGAATGTGTACCTTCTCCGAAGGCATTGAATCGTCCGGCTGCATGAGTAACTATATGGACAACGAAGAGGACATTTGTTCTTGGCTACCGGATGGTCTTCATCTAGATCCAACTTCTAAAACATGCAAAAGCTATATCAAGTGCCTTGGTGGCCGAACTGGGTCTAGACATGACTGTCCCAAATCTACCCTGTTTAACGGATCCCAGTGTGTGCCAGATTTTCTTTATCATTGCCCAAGACTGGCATTGCCGGGCGATATCTGTGAAAAGAAATTAGACGGATACCATGTGGATCCCAGGAAGGGTTGTTCCTACTTTGTTCGCTGTGAGAAACAAAAGACAGTAGAAAATCATTCTTGTCCAACGGGCTTTCAGTACGATCCATCCAAAAATGTATGTGTGGAGCCCCTACGTGGTGAAATTTGTCACGGATCAGGATATTCTGGTGATTGTGTTCAGCGTTCAGCCGGATTTTATCAGGATTTTTCTGACGCATCCAAATGTGCCCAATATTTCTACTGTTTCAACGGCAATAAAACTACATTTCGGTGTCCGAATGGACTTGTTTTTGATGGCGAAAATTGTGTCAGTTCTTCTAAATACTCCTGTCCCAGTGCGAGCTCCGGTTCATGTGTAAACAAACCAAATGGCTACTATCGGGACCCGACCAGCGGGTGTCGTTCATATTACTATTGTTCAGAAGGAAGCAAAACTTCCTATCTATGCAATCCGGGACAAGTATTCAGTAACGACCATTGCATAGATCGTCTTGGGAACACGTTTTGCACCGAAGATTTAGTTTGTAGTGATAAGTCCGATGGATATTATCATGATCTGCAATCGCATTGCCGGAACTATTACTACTGTCAGAGGGGTGAGAAACTACAAACTCTTACATGCCGAGGTAGTAAGCTTTTCAACGGAAATAGCTGTGTATCACCGGATTGCTATACCTGCCCACATGGCGAGGCTGCCGCGAATCCTTTAGTGAACTGCATACCACGTTCTTGTGAACCGACCTGCACTAAAAATGGCTTCCAAACAGATTACGACAGCAATTGTGAGGAATATTTTTTCTGCATCGAtggtaaaaaatccgttttatcCTGTTCGAAAAACTATATATTTAATGGTGAAATCTGTGTACCCAACGATACATATCGCTGTCCAAAGTACTGCGATGCGACGGTTACGTGCAGTTGA